GTTTGAAATAAAGTATTATTTTAAGCTAGGCTAGCTCTTGTCTGCTTTAAATAAACTTCACTAATACTAGCGGTCGAAATCCGAAAAGTAATGCAATATCATGTATTTCATTATACGTTCATTTATAAAGAAAAAGCCTTGAAATGTTGATATATCAACATTTTTAAGGAATTGAATTAATTCCAAAACAAAAAAGTGATAAAGGTAAATTGTTGGTTAGCGGTCGATATAGATGATTATTTACCTGATGATGAAGGCGGTCATTTAATTGCGAGAATCTTCAAAGGTTCTGGAGATCTTGATAACCTTGTTCCGATGAATGGAAATTTAATTGGAAAAAGCTTGAGAATACGTGGGGGGTATGCCCTTAACTTGGTGATGAAGTAAAGGTGAAGATAACACCAAACTATAAAGATAATTCACAACGTCCAGCATTATGCCTAAAAGTAATTCTGGAAAAAATATTTAGAGGAATATCTCTCCAAACACTAGATTTTTTTCACTCTAACACTTGGATATAAATGCTAATTTAAGTATGTACAAAAATGCTCGTTTAACCGTGATAAAAAAGAGAAGGCATAAAGACCTTCTCTTTTTCAATCATTTAATATAGAATAAACGCCTGTCCGCGCTTGCTTAAAATCCTCCCCCAAAACCTCCCCCAGATGAATGGGGGAGTATACATTATTTTACGAAGCATAAAAACAGAAAACCCCAGAACGCTTGATATGGCAAGCTTTCTAGGGTTTTTAAAACTGTTAAAAAATATACTCTAAAGTTAACGTGAGTAGAACTCAACGATTAACGATTCGTTAATTTCTGCAGGTAATTCTTCACGTTCTGCATAACGTGTAAAAGTACCTTCTAATTTTTCTTCGTCTAGAGATAAATAATCAGGAACGAAGTTGTTTACTTCAATAGCCTCTTTTACGATATCTAGATTTTTAGATTTTTCACGTAAACCGATAACTTGACCAGGTTTAACCATGTAAGATGGAATATCTACACGAGAACCATCAACTGTAATGTGACCATGGTTAACAAGCTGGCGAGCTTGTCTGCGAGTGCGGGCAAAACCTAAGCGGTAAACAAGATTATCAA
This genomic interval from Virgibacillus pantothenticus contains the following:
- a CDS encoding DNA/RNA non-specific endonuclease, which produces MIKVNCWLAVDIDDYLPDDEGGHLIARIFKGSGDLDNLVPMNGNLIGKSLRIRGGYALNLVMK
- the rpsD gene encoding 30S ribosomal protein S4; translated protein: MARYTGPVWKKSRRLGISLTGTGKELDKRPYAPGQHGPNQRKKMSEYGLQQQEKQKLRFMYGLNERQFRTLFNKAGKMKGVHGENFMLLLDSRLDNLVYRLGFARTRRQARQLVNHGHITVDGSRVDIPSYMVKPGQVIGLREKSKNLDIVKEAIEVNNFVPDYLSLDEEKLEGTFTRYAEREELPAEINESLIVEFYSR